From the genome of Blautia hydrogenotrophica DSM 10507:
GAAATCCTTTCTTTGAAAGATATTCCTATCATACAATGAATCTCGGCGGCTGTCAAAGACAGTATGGGGGATTGGGGCTTGATGGATTGGTTTTGTCAGAGTACAATAAAAAACGTATATTTCATGAAAATCGAATTTGAAATCGGAAAGTGACAGAGGAAGGCAGTGAAAGAATGGGACATTTGACAACGAAGGATGCTTACAAAAGTCTGGAAGAGAGAATTAATTGGTTTACACAAGGCGCTCCTGCTTCAGAGACTTTATATAAGATTCTGCAGGTACTTTATACAGAAGAGGAGGCCAAGTGGGTGGCGTTGCTCCCTGTCAGACCGTTTACCATCAAGCGTGCGGCGAGAGTCTGGGGAACGACGGAGGCAAAAGCGGAAAAGGTACTAGACCATCTTTGTGAGAAGGCTCTTTTGGTGGATTCTGAATACCATGGAATACGGAAATTCGTCATGCCGCCGCCAATGGCAGGGTTTATCGAGTTTGCGCTGATGAGGACGAGGGGAGATATTGACCAGAAATATTTGGGGGAGCTCTATTATCAATACATGAATGTGGAGGAAGATTTCGTAAAAGATTTGTTTTTTGCCACAGAGACTCGGCTCGGAAGAGTCTATGTCCAGGAACCGGTGCTGACCAATGATAAGACCAATCACATTCTAGACTACGAGAGAGCGAGTCATATCATTGAGGAGGCGGAGTATATTGGGCTGGGACTGTGCTATTGCCGTCATAAGATGTACCATGCGGGGCATCCCTGTGAGATTGATGCGCCCTGGGATGTGTGCCTGACTTTTGGAAATGTAGCCCGCTCTCTGGCAGAAAACGGCGGCTATGCCCGCCTGATTGACAAAGCGGAGGCTATGGACGCTTTGGAACGTTCTTATGAGAGCAATCTGGTTCAAATTGGGGAGAATGTGAGGGAGAACCCAGCGTTTATCTGCAATTGCTGCGGGTGCTGCTGCGAGGCTTTGCAGGCTGCCAGAAAGTTCTCTCCCATGCAGCCGGTGGCCACGACCAATTATATTCCGAAGATCAGCCTGGATAAGTGTGTGGGGTGCGGAAAATGCGCGAAAGTCTGTCCAATTCTTGCCATCGAAATGGCAGGGGATTCCAAAAAGAAAAAGGCAGAGGTAGACACGGAGATTTGTTTAGGCTGTGGAGTCTGTGCGCGAAACTGTCTGGTCAAGGCAATTGAGATGGAACGCCGTCCGGTACAGGTGATTACCCCAGTAAACAGCACGCATCGGTTCGTACTCCAGGCTATCGAGAAAGGCACTTTACAGAATTTAGTCTTTGACAATCAGGCTTTTGCCAATCACAGGGCTATGGCGGCAGTGTTCGGCACAATTTTGAAACTGCCGCCGATGAAACAGGCGCTGGCCAGCAAACAGTTTAAGTCTGTGTATCTGGACAGATTGCTGTCTTTGCACAAAAAAAGATGATTGCTTGTTACAGTTCAAGCCTCCAATATTCTGCGAGGCGTTTTTACTCTTTTTGTACAAAAATCCTGAGACATACTTGCACCAAACTGTTGTTTGCAGCAGTTTGTGTGCATCGCGAAGCATGTTACTGCTCACGAACCGCGAGTGAGTGAATAGTAATGACTGTTTGATGGAGCAGGCGGTTTTGACGGATACCCTCTTTTCAATTTTGAGAAAAGAGGGTATACTATATGGCAGACGTAGAAGGAGAAAAAAAGAAATATCTTTTGGCGTCGTACAGAAAAACCAGAAAAAGGATGTAGAGATGAAAATACGAAGATTAGCGGCAGTCTGGACCTCTAAGCTTGCAGGATATGTCTGTAAAAAGATGGGAAAACAGGGAGTGACCTGGGCGGGGAAGATCGCGCTGAAGATCTATCCCAATATTTTGAGGGAACTGGCAGGGGAAGTCAGAGAAGGAATTTTTGCGGTTTGCGGGACGAATGGAAAGACGACGACAAATAATCTGTTGTGTTCTGTGTTGGAGGCGAACGGGCAGAAGGTAGTCTGCAATCATACCGGCTCTAATATGTTAAACGGTGTGGTGGCTGCTTTTGTGTTAAAGGCGAAGCTCAATGGACATTTGGATGCGGACTATGCCTGTATCGAGATTGATGAGGCATCAACAGTCCGGGTGTTTCCATATTTTAAACCGGATTATATGATTCTTACCAATTTGTTCCGGGACCAATTGGACAGATACGGGGAGATTGACATTACGATGAAACTTCTGGCTCGGGCCATGGAGATGGCTCCGCGGATGGAGCTTCTGGTGAACGGAGATGATTCTTTGTCTGCCTATCTGGCAATGGAGGGAAAGAATAGTTATAAGACTTATGGAATCAGTGAGAAAGTTTTGGAAGAAGATGCTCAGGAGATCAGAGAAGGGCGTTTTTGTAAGCGATGCGGCGCGAAGATGGAGTATGATTTCTATCATTACAGTCAACTGGGACTTTATCACTGTCCTCAGTGTGGGTTTTCACGTCCAGTGCCGGATTATGATGGAAGAAATGTGGATATGGCCGAGGGGTTAGCTTTTGATGTGGGAGATTTTCATATAAAAGCGAATTACCGTGGATTTTATAATATTTACAATATTTTGGCAGTTTATGGAGCGGTAGACATGGCAGGAATCTCTCGGGAGAATTTCAATGAGGTCTTGGGAGATTATAAGCCGCAGTTTGGAAGAAATGAGTTGTTCCAAATCCAAGATACCAAGGTGATGCTGAATCTGGCCAAGAATCCGGCTGGATTTAATCAGAACATCGGTGCGGTCATGGCCGATAAAACTCCAAAAGATATTATTATTTTGATTAATGACAATGCTCAGGATGGAACGGATGTCTCTTGGTTGTGGGATGTGGATTTTGACCGTTTAAGAGATGCTCAGGCCGCCTCCATAACCGTATCCGGAATCCGCTGCTACGATATGAGGTTGAGATTGAAGTATG
Proteins encoded in this window:
- a CDS encoding 4Fe-4S dicluster domain-containing protein — encoded protein: MGHLTTKDAYKSLEERINWFTQGAPASETLYKILQVLYTEEEAKWVALLPVRPFTIKRAARVWGTTEAKAEKVLDHLCEKALLVDSEYHGIRKFVMPPPMAGFIEFALMRTRGDIDQKYLGELYYQYMNVEEDFVKDLFFATETRLGRVYVQEPVLTNDKTNHILDYERASHIIEEAEYIGLGLCYCRHKMYHAGHPCEIDAPWDVCLTFGNVARSLAENGGYARLIDKAEAMDALERSYESNLVQIGENVRENPAFICNCCGCCCEALQAARKFSPMQPVATTNYIPKISLDKCVGCGKCAKVCPILAIEMAGDSKKKKAEVDTEICLGCGVCARNCLVKAIEMERRPVQVITPVNSTHRFVLQAIEKGTLQNLVFDNQAFANHRAMAAVFGTILKLPPMKQALASKQFKSVYLDRLLSLHKKR
- a CDS encoding MurT ligase domain-containing protein; amino-acid sequence: MKIRRLAAVWTSKLAGYVCKKMGKQGVTWAGKIALKIYPNILRELAGEVREGIFAVCGTNGKTTTNNLLCSVLEANGQKVVCNHTGSNMLNGVVAAFVLKAKLNGHLDADYACIEIDEASTVRVFPYFKPDYMILTNLFRDQLDRYGEIDITMKLLARAMEMAPRMELLVNGDDSLSAYLAMEGKNSYKTYGISEKVLEEDAQEIREGRFCKRCGAKMEYDFYHYSQLGLYHCPQCGFSRPVPDYDGRNVDMAEGLAFDVGDFHIKANYRGFYNIYNILAVYGAVDMAGISRENFNEVLGDYKPQFGRNELFQIQDTKVMLNLAKNPAGFNQNIGAVMADKTPKDIIILINDNAQDGTDVSWLWDVDFDRLRDAQAASITVSGIRCYDMRLRLKYVEIESRAEPDVEKAILSKLKEGTGNLYLLVNYTGLYTTHNILKKMEEKA